CTGGTGTAGGGGTGAGGGGTTCTATGGGAGGACGGCGACTGGGGCCTTTGAGCAAGCGCGAGAGTAAGATAAATACTGCTGGCGCTTGTATAATTAGCAGCCCCAGAGAAATTGCACCCCAGATTTCTTCTGCCAACAAGTTTGTCAACCAAAAGCTCACTTGGGAGCAACCCCCGCAGAAGCAACTGAAACTTCAGCTTTCCGGCTGGCTTCGCTGGCAGATAGATTAGCAGCAGCGGTAGTAACTGCTAAATTGAGGGCAGCGCTGTCTGGTGCTGGTTTGGCTGCCCACCAAAGGGTGACGGCAGGAAAAACGCCTACCACTAAACCCAATACAACAGGTATCCAGATGCCAGCTGCCAAGCTCATTACCGTTGCGAAGACAAAGTTACCCAAATAAACGGTTAGGGGCAGGTTTAGTTGCGATCGGGTTAACTGTCCAACTGCATCTGATGTTGAGTTGGAGATCTTTTTCCACAAAATAGTTGCCACGGTCATGAACACTGTACCCGTTCCAAACCAACCGGCAAAGTTTTGGTAGGGCATCCCGAAGAAAGCACCGGGTTGTTCCCAATGCCAGAAGGGAACCATCGTCTGACTCATGGCGGGGTCAAGTACGAAGTCCCAGGATGTCAGTAGCAGGGCTCCTAATGCAATTGCCCCGACTTGATACAGCCAACTCGATTTGCGATCGGAATTTAAACCCGTTGTGGCGAGTAAGTAGGAAACCAACCCTAAATAAAACCAGGAAAGGGGTATCGTCACGGGAACTAAGCCAGCTACCTTATATCCCAAGCCGCTCAAATACCCATAGTGACCGAAGGGAAAACCCGTACTGGTTCCCAGCAATTCGCTACCCAAGGAAATAAACACAGACGGGACCATAAATGCCAGCCAACGCCACAACCCCAGCGTGCGGTAAGCATAAATGGCCACAGCTGCCGCTCCCAAAACGATGTAAACTACACCACCACCAGCCATGCTCCACTGGAAGAAGGTCTGCCCATACGCCGGTAAACTTACAATTAATTCCGGATTTGGTAAAACTAACAGCAGTCCTGCCAGTCCAAAAGCCATTGACACGAGATGACCGATCAGACAGAAGCGCTCGGCCATAACCAGTTGCTTCATAGAAACTCCTTTAGATAGATTACAATCGCAAGGGCTTCTTAATAGTTTACAAATGTTTAACAAAAGTTAACCTATCCAGTAGTGCTTTTCTGTCATATCCTTTCTGCTAAAGTTTCCTACAAAAGTTATTTCCCTCCTCCCTCTTCTTCTCCCTCCCCCACACCCCCACACCCCCACAAGCAAAAAATCGGGCAAAGGAGCCGGACGGAGAGATAAATTAGTTTCAGTCCCCGATCGAGCTAAACCGGCTATTCTGTAAAAAAGTTGCTTGTGAAAAAAATCCCCTGGCTCTCTCTAACCATACTCCTGGTTGCCTACATGACCGTGGGCTGGGTTTTATCGGCTTCTCCCTGGTATATTTTGCTCTTAGCGATCGCTCTGATTTTACTCCTAGCCGAAATTTTAGCCGCTCCGTTTTCCAACGTGAGAAAGGCTCTTGTCTATTCCTTCAGTACCGATACTCGCGGTTTTATTCTCATAATTAGTATTGCTTTTTTCGCAACCGTGCTGGCCATCTGGATTCACATTGTTGCTCATACCCTGGTTTTGCTCGCCGCAGGGCTCTTGGCTAGGTTGGATATGCTCACGGCTCGTTTTACCGATTGGCAAGCATTTTCGGTTTTATCTTTTGTTTCGCTGGCTGGCTTTGGGCTGGGTTGGGCAGCACATCACCTAGCTGCGATCGGACTCTAAAACAAAGCTCTCGCTCCTTTACCTCAAGATAGACACTCTATAAATCGGCACAAAGTCAGAGACTTCTAATGCTGTATTTGAGGACACTACTAAGTAGATAGCGTTTAACTGTCCTTCTGCCCTACAGCATTAATCGCCGTGGGGCAATTTTGTCTTTAGGGGTTAGGGGTTAGGGACTAGGGGTTAGGGGTTAGGGGTTAGGGACTAGGGATTAGGGGTTAGGGGTTAGGGACTAGGGATTAGGGGTTAGTATCGATCGCAAGTTACCTGTTGTTCTGTTCTCCCCCACTCCCCCACTCTCCCGCTCCCCCACTCCCCCACAGCCCTAAGCTACAGGAACCGAAAAATAAAAGGGTAGCGGTAGGGTTGTTCCGGATTGCTCAAGCACTGGAGAATTGCTAAGATTGGCAAAACAAAGTTGACAATTTGCAAAATTCCTAGTAATAGGAATCCGATCAATACAATTGTGAGAATTCCAAAGATGATGCCATAAATCCAGACGTTGAAGTGAAAATTCAGCGCTTCTTTGGCATTGTCTTTCACAACTGGGTCATCCGATACGAACAATACCGCGATCGGTATCCCAACGGAGACAAAGGCGAGGCTAAAAAATATCGAGCCATGACATAACGCTGATAAAATCTTTCGCTTGTCAGTGTCATACATAGAACCAACTCCTCAGAGCCAGTCAGGTTTATCCTTTCCTTATGAAGCTATCACACCTAACGCATACGCTGGCGGAGGAGATTTCCGTACTGTATGTGGGGGTAGGTAGGGACGGTTGGTTAGGGATCGGATCGAATCAGTTTGTAACAGAACGATCGATCTATCCCCCTCTATCCCCCTCCCCCCTTCTCTTCTCGCTCCGCAATTTGTTAAATCTTATTTTAAGCTTTAAGGTTGTAGGCCATACAGAAGTTCCGGCTCCACCAGTAACTATTCTTCTTATCTAGGATTGCAATACGCTTGCGGAGTGCCGATCTTCCAGTTACCTTGGGATTAGCTGATGTTACAACTGCATTTCCTTTTGAGGTTTCTCTAGAAAACATTGGCCTTCGCTCTGGCAAATCTATCCACAACGGATTCATTCAGTACTCTGGCACTCCACTCTGCCTAATCCTACTGGTAAAACAAATTATGTTAACGCTTCCTGGCTACCAAATCACGTCAGCCGTTCATACCGGAGCAAGAACAGTAATTTATCGTGGCATTAAACTGCCCGATCGACAATCCGTCATCGTCAAAACCCTGCTGTCAAAGTATCCTACCCTCGAAGAAATTACTAGATTGCGGCATGAATATAAGATTTTGCAACCATTAAACATAGAAGGAATATCCAAACCTATAGCCTTAGAAAACTATAAAAATGGTCTGGCTCTCATCCTGGAGGATTTTGGTGCGGAGTCTCTCAAGCAATTGATGGCATCCCATAAAATTTCTGTTGCCTCGTTCCTTTACATAGTTTCTCAGTTAGCAGAAATCCTCCACCAACTGTATGAAAATCACATCATTCATAAAGATATAAAACCTCAAAATATCCTAATCGAACCTGTTAACTGGACTGTCAGGCTGATTGACTTTAGCATTGCATCCCGCTTATCTAGAGAAACGCCAACTATTAGCAACGCCGATTCTCTTGAAGGCACTCTCGCCTACATTTCCCCCGAAGCAACGGGGAGAATGAATCGTTTTCTTGACTACCGCTGCGACTTCTACTCCCTCGGCGTCACCTGCTATGAAATATTGACGGGTCAGCTACCTTTTCTCACCAAAGATCCCCTAGAACTAATACACTGTCATGTAGCCGTTTCACCAATACCGCCCCATCAAGTCAACGCCGAAATTCCCCAAGCTGTTTCCGATATAGTGATGAAATTAATGGCTAAATCGGCTGAAGACAGATACCAAACAGCGTTGGGATTGAAAGCGGATATAGAAATTTGTTTGGATCGATTGTTGAGATTCGATCGCATTGAATACTTTACTCCCGGCGCTGTAGATAAGTCCGGTCAATTCCTCATTCCTCAAAAACTCTACGGACGAGAAGCGGAAGTTGCCATGCTTTTGGATGCGTTCGATCGCGTAGCGTCTCCCCAAGAGAATGGCGTCACCGCAAGCAACACCGAAATCATGCTCGTTTCCGGTTACTCTGGCATTGGCAAAACTCGCGTAATCAACGAAGTTCACAAACCAATTGTACGCCAGCGCGGCTACTTTATTGCGGGCAAATTTGACCAATTTAAGAGAAATATTCCCTATGCTGCCTTGATTCAAGCTTTTCAGGAATTAATTGCAACCTTATTAACAAACAATCTCGATAAAATCGCTATTTGGAAAGAAAAACTACAAGAAGCGCTCGGACAAAATGGCCAAGTAATTATAGATGTTATACCCGAAGTTGAACGGATTATCGGCCCTCAACCAGAAGTCCCGGAACTGGGAGCAACAGAAGCCCAAAATCGCTTTAATCGCCTGTTTCAAAAATTCATCGGTGTATTTGCCCAACCAACTCATCCCCTGGTATTATTCTTGGACGATTTACAGTGGGCAGATTCCGCTTCTCTAAAGTTAATTCAGCAGATTGTCACCGACCCCGAAAGCAAATATCTGCTGCTAATTGGAGCGTATCGCGACAATGAAGTCAGCCCCACCCACGCCACAATTCAAACTATAGAAAAAATTCAACAAGCTGGTGCAATTGTAAATAACATTGTTTTGCAACCATTGAATTTTGGTAGCATCAGTCAATTAATAGCAGATACTTTAGGTGAAACAGTAGCACAAGGAAGAACTTTTACTTTAGCTGAACTAACTTACAATAAAACCCAAGGAAATCCTTTCTTTTTAACCCAATTACTGCAAACTCTACACGCAGAAAAGCTAATTAATTTCGATTATGTAGAAGGACGATGGTTGTGGGATATAGAGAGAATACAATCTATAGGGATTGCCGATTATAGTGTTGTCGAATTGGTAGCGAGAAATATTCAAAAACTATCACCAGAAACTCAGGAAGTCTTAAAGTTAGCTGCTTGCATAGGTCACCAATTTACCTTAGATAACCTCGCTGTCGTCAACGAGCAATCTTTATTAAAAACTGCCGATGATTTGTGGGAAGCATTGCAATCTGGGTTAATTTTGCCGCTATCGCAAGCTTATAAAATTCCATTTTTTTTTGAAGAAACAGAACAATTGTTTTTACAAGTTGAAGATTTAAAAATTAGCTATAAGTTTTTACACGACAGAGTACAGCAAGCCGCCTATTCTTTAATACCAGATGAACAGAAGAAAGAGACGCACCTAAAAATAGGTAAGTTGCTTTTAGAAAAAACGGCCAAATTTGGGCTGCAAGAAAATATTTTTGATATTGTTAACCAGTTGAATATTGGCGTAGATTTCATCACCTCTGTTGCTGAAAAGGAAGAACTGGCGAAATTAAATCTGCTCGCGGGAAGGAAAGCTTTAGCCGCTACCGCTTATGATGCGGCGGTTAGATATTTAAATGTTGGTTTGCAATTGCTTGCGCCTGACTGTTGGGATAGTCAGTATGAATTGGCGCGGGATTTGTTTGTGGAAACTACAGCAGCTGAATACCTCAATACGAATTTTGAACGAGCGAAACAGTTGTCTGATGTTGTAATTCAACAAGCAAGAGATCTTATTGAAAAAATACCTATTTATGAAAGAAAAATCCAGTTTCATATTGCACAAAATCAGATGCAATCAGCGCTAGATACGGCGCTGCCAGTACTGCAAAAGCTGGGAGTATATCTTCCCAAAAAAGCAAGTAAAATTAGTATTTTGGTGGGGTTGATTGGCACGAAAATTACCCTACGAGGAAAGGAAATTGAAGAGTTGGCTAACTTGCCAGAAATGACCGATATATACAAACTGGCAGCTATGCGGATATTAATGACAGTTTTAGGATCGGTTTATTTTGTGGCTCCCAATCTTTTTCCAGTATTTATATTTAAGATGATACATTTGAGTATTAAATATGGCAATTCTCCTCTGACGGCTTACGTCTATGATTTTTATGGCGTACTATGCGTGGCTCTCGGAGATATTGAATCTGCCTATAAATTTGGCCAATTGGCTATGAGGCTACTGGAAAAATTTAACGCCAAAGAACTGAAATCGAAAGTAAAAGTAGTATTCAACAACGGAATCAGACACTGGAAAGACCATGCAAAAGAAACTTTAGAACCAATGCTTGAAGGAATTCAAGATGGTCTGGAAGTAGGAGATATAGAACACGCTTGTTACAATGCGATGAATTATTCCGTACAATCTTTTTTGGTTGGTAATCATTTAGAAACTTTGGCTCAAGCGCTGAAAAACTATCGAGAAATGACGGGTAAATTCAAACAGGATCTTCAACTAATAAGCATAAGTGTATGCAGTCAAGCAGTCGCCAATCTAACAGGTAACGCCGAGGAAAAGTGCAAGTTAGTCGGTGAAATGTTTAACGATAAAGAAATGTTACCAATATTAATAGAAAAAAACAATGTATTGGTAATTTTTTATGTTCATTTTTTTAAAACGTTTCTTTCGTATTTGTTTAAAGACTACGCTCAGGCTATTGAACAAGCGAGAAGGGCGGAAAAATACGCAGAAGGTGCGCCCGGTACTATGGCTTTTGCTGTCCATAAGTGCTACTACTCTCTGGCACTTTTAAAACAGTATAGCTACGCGACAAAAACTGAGCAAAGGCAATATCTCAAGCAAGTGACAGAGCTTCAGAAGAAAATGAAAAAATGGGCAGACCACGCGCCCACAAATCACAAACATAAGTACTTGCTTGTAGAGGCAGAAAAAGCGAGAGTACTCGTTCGAGATATAAAGGCGATGGAGTATTATGAATTAGCAATAAAAGGAGCGAAAGAACAAGGATACATCCAGGAAGAAGCATTGGCGAACGAACTCACAGCAGAGTTTTATTTCTCCCGTGGCAAAGAGAAAATAGCTCAAATATATCTCACCGATGCCTACTATGGATATATTCGCTGGGGCAGTTCGGCTAAAGTCAAAGATTTAGAAGAAAGATATCCTGAATTCTTTTTGGGATTGGTGAAGCGAGAAGACTCTGACTTGGATGTAAATAGAACAACCACCTCGACAACAGGAGGAAAGTCATCGGTATTGGATTTGGTGACTGTGGCAAAAGCTTCGCAAGCAATTTCCGAAGAAATCGTTCTCGATAAGCTGCTTGCTAAGTTAATGCACATCACACTTGAGAATGCAGGCGCTTCCAAAGGTCTTCTCTTTTTGTCAAGGGCAGATAAATTGCTGTTGGTAGCTGAGGGTGCTGTAGAAAGACAAAAGGTGCGAGTGTTGTCATCAATTCCCGTAGAATCTAGCCACGATGTACCGAGTTCAATTATCAATTATGCGGTCAGAACCGGGGAAAATTTATTATTAAATAATGCGGCGATTGAACCACGATTTGCTAACGATCCCTACATTGAGAAAAGCCAGGTCAAGTCTGTTCTTTGTTTGCCGCTGATTCATCAGGGAAAATTTACGGGAGTTTTGTATTTAGAAAATAATTTGAGTGTGGGAGCTTTTACGCCTGCGCGATTGTCCGTGTTAAAACTTTTAGCTGCACAAGCGTCTATTTCTTTAGAGAAGGCGAGCCTTTATCAGGAGTTGCAAAACTATTCTCAGCAACTGGAACAATCTTTGCATAAGTTGCAACAAACGCAGACTCAGCTAATTCAAACCGAGAAAATATCGAGTTTGGGGCAATTGGTTGCGGGGGTAGCTCATGAAGTAAATAACCCGGTTAGCTTTATCAATGGGAATCTGCACTATACAAATGAATACGTACAAAATTTGCTAAACTTGCTGAATCTATATCGGCAGTGTTTTCCCGATCCTCCAGATCGGATTCAAGAAGAAATAGAAGCGATCGATCTAGAATACCTGATAGAAGATTTGCCCAAAATGCTGTCTTCGATGAAAGTGGGAACCGATCGCATTCGCGATATTATGCAGTCGTTACGCAATTTCTCCCGAATTGATAACGGAAAACCGAAATTGGCAAACATTCATGAGGGACTCGATAGTACGCTGATGATTCTCCAGCATCGCCTCAAAGCTAAGGGAGAACGTCCGGCGATAAATTTGGTGAAGGAGTACGGGGATTTGCCGCTTGTGGAATGTTATTCGGGACAACTAAATCAGGTGTTTATGAATCTGTTGGCGAATGCGATCGACGCCCTTGAAGAAGTTTGGGGGCAAACCCACCCTCAACCCCTAAGAGTCCCACAGGGAGAGGAGAAAGATTCCAAAATTCAAAATCCAGAGATTCGCATTCGTACAGAGGCGATAGATGGCGATCGGGTGGCGATTAAGATTAAAGATAATGGCCCTGGAATGACCGAAGAAGTACGCGCTAAGCTTTTCGATGCTTTTTTTACAACCAAGCCAGAGGGTAAGGGTACTGGTTTGGGATTGTCAATTAGTTATCAAATTGTCGTCGAAAAACATGGAGGTAGTATTGAATGTTTTTCCACTCCAGGAGAAGGGACAGAGTTTGCAATCGAGATTCCTGTAAGGCAGGAGTCTCAGAATAGCGAGATGGGAGCGCTTCCCCGATCGGATGATTCAGATTAATACTGTCCTATTTTCCTATTTCACTCTGATTTATGGACGGTTTGCGATCGGGCGATCGCACCCAAGCAAGCTTTCCGATCCTCTAAATCGCCCCTTACGACCATTTGCAGTGGATTTTAGAAGAGCAAGATCTGGAAGTCAAACAAGTCTTAATTCACGGGATTGGCAGGTTGCGAATTCGTAAAGAATTAGGAAATATTGACATCGACTTTTAACTGCACTTCCATTATCCAGAATAGTGGCTCTTTCAAACGACAGTTTCAGCCATACCGTGTAAACCCAGCAAATTGTTTTTACAATGGTCAGGTGAAGATTCCCCAACAAAGCTCCATGATGACCACAGAAGTTGAAATTGAACTCGAAGCAGCAGTTGAGCGTCGGCGCAACTTTGCGATTATTTCCCACCCGGATGCCGGTAAAACTACGCTCACCGAAAAGCTCTTGCTGTACGGGGGAGCAATTCACGAAGCAGGTGCGGTAAAAGCGCGGAGAGCGCAGCGGAAGGCAACTTCTGACTGGATGGAGATGGAGCAACAGCGGGGTATCTCGATTACCTCGACAGTATTGCAGTTTGAATACCGTAATTGTCAGATTAACCTGCTAGACACGCCCGGACACCAAGATTTTAGCGAAGATACCTATCGGACTCTGGCGGCGGCGGATAATGCGGTGATGCTGATCGATGCGGCTAAAGGTTTGGAAGCGCAGACCCGCAAGCTGTTTGAAGTTTGTCGGATGCGAAATCTTCCCATCTTCACCTTTATCAACAAACTCGATCGTCCGGGACGGGAACCCTTGGAATTGCTGGATGAAATCGAGCGGGAATTGGGTTTGCAGACTTATGCTGTTAATTGGCCGATCGGTATGGGCGATCGCTTTAAAGGCGTGTTCGATCGCGAGAAGCGCCAAATTCACTTATTCGAGCGTACCGCCCACGGTAGTCGCGAAGCAAAAGATACGATCGTCGAGCTGGGCGACCCCCGTCTGGAAAAATTATTAGACCGAGACCTCTATTACCAACTCAAAGAAGATTTAGAAGTTTTAGAAGAAGTGGGGCCAGCATTGGATGTGGAGAAAGTCCACAGCGGTAAAATGACGCCCCTGTTTTTCGGTAGCGCCATGACCAACTTCGGGGTAGAACTATTCCTCAATTCCTTCTTGGACTGCGCTCTTAAACCCGGTTCTCATAACAGTACCATTGGCGAAATACCCCCCACATATCCCGACTTTTCCGGATTCGTGTTCAAGCTGCAAGCTAACATGGACCCGAAACACCGAGATAGAGTCGCTTTCGTGCGCGTTTGTACCGGTAAGTTTGAAAAAGACATGACCGTCAATCATGCCCGCTCTGGTAAAACCGTGCGTTTGTCAAGACCCCAAAAATTGTTTGCCCAAGAAAGGGAATCGATCGAAGAAGCTTATCCCGGCGATGTCATTGGTTTGAATAATCCGGGAGTATTTGCGATCGGCGACACAATTTACATCGGTCAAAAGTTAGAGTACGAAGGCATACCCTGCTTTTCGCCGGAATTGTTTGCTTATTTGAAAAACCCAAATCCTTCTAAATTTAAGCAATTTCGTAAAGGCGTTTCCGAACTGCGGGAAGAAGGCGCAGTGCAAATCATGTACTCCGCCGATGAGTCCAAGCGCGATCCCATTCTGGCAGCAGTAGGACAGCTGCAATTTGAAGTAGTGCAGTTTCGCTTGCTCAACGAATATGGAGTGGAAACTCACTTGGACTTGTTACCCTATACGGTCGCTCGCTGGGTTGCCAGTGGCTGGGAAGCTTTAGAAAAAGTTGGTCGCCTTTTCAACACCGTAACGGTAAAAGATAGTTGGGGACGCCCAGTACTTTTGTTTAAAAATGAATGGAATTTGCAACAAGTACAGGCAGATCACCCGGAATTACAGCTAAATTCTTCGGCTCCAGTAGTTTCCGGTCAGGAACCGGAATCATTATGACCTTCAATTAGAAGAGCCTGATTTTGTTAAGTTAATTCTCTTTAATTACAAAATTGGGTATCCTCTTTTTAGAGGTAAGTTACAACAGGATTGGGGCAAAATATTTTCCCCCATATTCCTGCTTTAATTTTGCCCAACTTACCTCTAAATCAAGGAGGCTAAATATATGCTTCCTCTCCAGAAATTCTTCCTGGCTGCTACTACATTAATTGCACTAGAAACAGCCACCATTTCTCCTGCTTTGGCGCTGACTTTTAATTTCCACTTCATCGACCCAGTTCCTCCCGGCCCATTGTCTGGCATTAAAGGCGGCAGTTTAACCGTCGCTGACAGCATCGATAATGTTAACCTTGGCTATCAAGGTGGCTCCGGTTCTCCTTCGGGAATAAATGTGGGAGGCATAACTGGGATGAGTAGCCAATTTGCTGTTGAGCGAACTATTGGCTGGCGGTTTTTTGCAAACGATACCTGGAATTTTGGCTCTTGGTCTACTGGTGTTTATTGGGAGTTGAAGATTTCATGTCCTTTAAATTTGACGAGTTGTAGTGGTTCGTCAGGGTCGTTTTACGCAAAATCCTACAGTTCGGTTTCTCCTTTATACAGCGGTAGCATTGCGATCGATAATTTTTCCTTACCCAAACCTCCGATTTCATCTGTTCCCGAACCTGGGGGTACAATTCCATTGTTACTGCTAGGTGCTGCGTTCTTAACTAAGAAACTAACAGGAAAAATAATAGCAATGACTTGATTTAGGTAAATAGTGGGTAGGCTATTGTGGAAGAGATTGTGATGCCAGAAAGTCTATGGTCTTTCCTCCCGATCCGCCTGCGTCTGGTGCATCTGCCTCTGGTAAGGAAAACTCATCTCTGGAGGCGGGTTTAGCAGCGCTCAAGCAAGGAAATTACAAAGATGCGATCGCTCACTTAGAAGCTGTCTGCCAAATCCAACAGAATCAAAATGCAATTTATAAGGCTCAGATGGGTTTAGTTGTAGCCTACGAACGTAGTGGCAATGTTCTAGGAGCGATCGCCCTGTGTAAAACTCTGAGTAAGAGTTCGAGCCGTCCCGTGAAAGAATGGGCCGATCGCACCCTGGCCGATTTTGTCAAGCGCTACCCAGAAGAAGGTACAGCAAGGCAGGAAGGCAGTGGGGAAGACAATCAGACTTCCCAGTCAAAAGACACTGGGTTTGTGCCTTTTAACCCCACAGCACAAGTGTCTTCGAGCAGACCGAAGGTGCCTGTGAGTCCGCCTTCATCATCTTTAAAGGATCGAAATTCTTCTTTATCTTCCCCATCTTCCCCCTCAAAGCAGGGAAACAAAGAAAATCAACCAGAAATCAGATCGCAAATATCACAAAAGTTTGATTCTGCCTCATCGCCTGGGTTTGTTCCCCTAGATAAGGCAACTAAACCAAGCAGAGGAGCAGAAGAGAAAGTCGCCAGTCGCCAATCTTCAGATCCTGAGAAAAAAAAAGCAGAAAAGAGCTTAGATTATAAACCAGGATGGAAACAAGCCGGAAGGGCACAAAAGTGGCAACGCTTGCCAGTAAAGACGGGTTTTCTCTTTGATTTATCGCAGCTTTGGGGAGTGCAGGCAGTAACTGCGATCGTCCTGCTGATTTCGACGTTTTGGGCGATCGATACCATACTCAAATTCGCAGTTAAAACAGGGAGAGATCTTTTAATTAAACTGCGAATTATCTATATAGGCGAGGATTACTATAACGACCCGATGCGTTTAGTTCCCATTGCCAGCGCGATCGCACTGATAGCCCTGATTGCCGCATCTCCCTGGTTAATGGATGGATTGCTCAAAGCATACCACAACCTCAAACCTTTACCGACGGCAACATTGAGCGAACGCAGTCCCGAAGCGGTCAGAGTGCTGCAACGTTTTACCCGCGAACAGCGCTTACCTTCTCCCACCTTATTTGTCTTACCAAATTCTGCACCCTTAGCACTTACCTACGGGAATCTGCGCCGTACTGCCCGCATTGTCGTAACTCAAGGATTGTTAGACCGATTGGCAGATGACGAAATCGCCACTATTTATGCCGAACAGTTGGGGCATATCGTTTACTGGGATTTCGCGCTGATGTCTTTGGGTGTTCTAGTGGCCCAAGTGCCTTACACTTTTTACTGGAGAGTGAGCCAGTTGGGAGATTTGTCGCCAAACTCGTTTTTGCGGTTGATTGCCGGAGCGATCGCGGCATTGAGTTACGGTATATATTGGCTATTTCGTTGGCCGCTTTTGTGGTTATCGAGGGCGAGGATTTACTATAGCGATCGCATTTCCTGCGAAGTTACGGGTAATCCGAACGGCCTCAGCCGCGCTATCTTGAAAATGGCGATCGGCATTGCCAAAGATATCGAGCAACAGGGACAAACGAGCAATCTGCTGGAAAGTTTCGAGCTGTTGACGACGGTGGGATATCGACAGGCGATGAGTTTGGGCAGCCTCTACGCTCATACTCCCCTAGAACCGCTGCTGGCGTGGGATTGCGTCAATCCTCATCGTCGCTGGTTAGCTATTAATAATTCTCATCCCCCAATGGGAGAGCGGTTGCAAATTTTAGCTCGCTATGCAAATTTCTGGAAATTAGAAACCGAACTTAACCTAACTTACCAATCTTCTGTTACCCTTCAAAATTCAAAATTTTTCTTACAAGGTTCGCCTTATTTTGGCGTTTTTATGGGTTTAGCCTTGGGAGGGATATTCTGGTTTATTGGCGGAATTAGCAGCTTGATGAGATTCCGACCGCTAGATTGGATGTGGGGAGATCCGTCAATTATATACGGTTGCCTGCTCATCGGCATCAGCATAGGCATCTTGTTGCGGATCGATTCTTTCTTTCCGGATATGAAACCTTTGTCTGTAAAAAAAGAAGCTGTTTTGGCAGATTTGCTAACCAATCCCGTTGCTTTACCCGCAGACAGTCAACCGATATACCTGGAAGGGAAATTGTTAGGGCGTCCCGGTGTCAGTAACTGGCTTTGTCAAGACCTCATTTTGCAAACGGCTACTGGTTTAGTTAAATTACACTTTTTTTCTTGGTTTGGGCCCATAGGCAATCTGTTGCCGCGATCGCCTCGCCCCAGCGATTTAGTCAACCGACCGATCTCCGCAACGGGTTGGTTTCGTCGGGGTGTTACGCCGTGGATCGATCTTGACAGCCTGAGAACTCAAGGCGGTAAAACCAGCCAAAGCGCTCATCCTGTCTGGTCTACGATTTTAGCGATCGCGGCTGCTCTTTGGGGC
The sequence above is drawn from the Aerosakkonema funiforme FACHB-1375 genome and encodes:
- the cruF gene encoding gamma-carotene 1'-hydroxylase CruF, producing MKQLVMAERFCLIGHLVSMAFGLAGLLLVLPNPELIVSLPAYGQTFFQWSMAGGGVVYIVLGAAAVAIYAYRTLGLWRWLAFMVPSVFISLGSELLGTSTGFPFGHYGYLSGLGYKVAGLVPVTIPLSWFYLGLVSYLLATTGLNSDRKSSWLYQVGAIALGALLLTSWDFVLDPAMSQTMVPFWHWEQPGAFFGMPYQNFAGWFGTGTVFMTVATILWKKISNSTSDAVGQLTRSQLNLPLTVYLGNFVFATVMSLAAGIWIPVVLGLVVGVFPAVTLWWAAKPAPDSAALNLAVTTAAANLSASEASRKAEVSVASAGVAPK
- a CDS encoding DUF4870 domain-containing protein, producing the protein MYDTDKRKILSALCHGSIFFSLAFVSVGIPIAVLFVSDDPVVKDNAKEALNFHFNVWIYGIIFGILTIVLIGFLLLGILQIVNFVLPILAILQCLSNPEQPYRYPFIFRFL
- a CDS encoding trifunctional serine/threonine-protein kinase/ATP-binding protein/sensor histidine kinase, producing the protein MLTLPGYQITSAVHTGARTVIYRGIKLPDRQSVIVKTLLSKYPTLEEITRLRHEYKILQPLNIEGISKPIALENYKNGLALILEDFGAESLKQLMASHKISVASFLYIVSQLAEILHQLYENHIIHKDIKPQNILIEPVNWTVRLIDFSIASRLSRETPTISNADSLEGTLAYISPEATGRMNRFLDYRCDFYSLGVTCYEILTGQLPFLTKDPLELIHCHVAVSPIPPHQVNAEIPQAVSDIVMKLMAKSAEDRYQTALGLKADIEICLDRLLRFDRIEYFTPGAVDKSGQFLIPQKLYGREAEVAMLLDAFDRVASPQENGVTASNTEIMLVSGYSGIGKTRVINEVHKPIVRQRGYFIAGKFDQFKRNIPYAALIQAFQELIATLLTNNLDKIAIWKEKLQEALGQNGQVIIDVIPEVERIIGPQPEVPELGATEAQNRFNRLFQKFIGVFAQPTHPLVLFLDDLQWADSASLKLIQQIVTDPESKYLLLIGAYRDNEVSPTHATIQTIEKIQQAGAIVNNIVLQPLNFGSISQLIADTLGETVAQGRTFTLAELTYNKTQGNPFFLTQLLQTLHAEKLINFDYVEGRWLWDIERIQSIGIADYSVVELVARNIQKLSPETQEVLKLAACIGHQFTLDNLAVVNEQSLLKTADDLWEALQSGLILPLSQAYKIPFFFEETEQLFLQVEDLKISYKFLHDRVQQAAYSLIPDEQKKETHLKIGKLLLEKTAKFGLQENIFDIVNQLNIGVDFITSVAEKEELAKLNLLAGRKALAATAYDAAVRYLNVGLQLLAPDCWDSQYELARDLFVETTAAEYLNTNFERAKQLSDVVIQQARDLIEKIPIYERKIQFHIAQNQMQSALDTALPVLQKLGVYLPKKASKISILVGLIGTKITLRGKEIEELANLPEMTDIYKLAAMRILMTVLGSVYFVAPNLFPVFIFKMIHLSIKYGNSPLTAYVYDFYGVLCVALGDIESAYKFGQLAMRLLEKFNAKELKSKVKVVFNNGIRHWKDHAKETLEPMLEGIQDGLEVGDIEHACYNAMNYSVQSFLVGNHLETLAQALKNYREMTGKFKQDLQLISISVCSQAVANLTGNAEEKCKLVGEMFNDKEMLPILIEKNNVLVIFYVHFFKTFLSYLFKDYAQAIEQARRAEKYAEGAPGTMAFAVHKCYYSLALLKQYSYATKTEQRQYLKQVTELQKKMKKWADHAPTNHKHKYLLVEAEKARVLVRDIKAMEYYELAIKGAKEQGYIQEEALANELTAEFYFSRGKEKIAQIYLTDAYYGYIRWGSSAKVKDLEERYPEFFLGLVKREDSDLDVNRTTTSTTGGKSSVLDLVTVAKASQAISEEIVLDKLLAKLMHITLENAGASKGLLFLSRADKLLLVAEGAVERQKVRVLSSIPVESSHDVPSSIINYAVRTGENLLLNNAAIEPRFANDPYIEKSQVKSVLCLPLIHQGKFTGVLYLENNLSVGAFTPARLSVLKLLAAQASISLEKASLYQELQNYSQQLEQSLHKLQQTQTQLIQTEKISSLGQLVAGVAHEVNNPVSFINGNLHYTNEYVQNLLNLLNLYRQCFPDPPDRIQEEIEAIDLEYLIEDLPKMLSSMKVGTDRIRDIMQSLRNFSRIDNGKPKLANIHEGLDSTLMILQHRLKAKGERPAINLVKEYGDLPLVECYSGQLNQVFMNLLANAIDALEEVWGQTHPQPLRVPQGEEKDSKIQNPEIRIRTEAIDGDRVAIKIKDNGPGMTEEVRAKLFDAFFTTKPEGKGTGLGLSISYQIVVEKHGGSIECFSTPGEGTEFAIEIPVRQESQNSEMGALPRSDDSD